The Desulfomicrobium orale DSM 12838 genome includes a window with the following:
- the recB gene encoding exodeoxyribonuclease V subunit beta: MIREILDPRTAPLDGATLVEASAGTGKTYVLTSLFLRLLLEKRLPVDQILVVTFTKAATEELRGRIRKRLAEAARVLEGGETGDPFLAWLRETYGDTDAGALLRGALRNFDLARIFTIHGFCRHTLTRGGFESGNLFDTKLEPDLSGLVRQACLDFWRRRVLPLEGMTGAFVRGSVTVKRLTELASLPFLVQGPRLEPQDPAPDVHEAEEAFSMVAERLAALWPASREAVRAELFGHTALKANMSGPDRLEKRLAVLDAYAAAPGLKLADKLEELTPEYMASMTRKGAEPPDHPVFHLVGELLQRGRELMPLLERFCACLCRDFLAGLDEDLERRKAERNIQGFDDLIRAMRRAVDDGGFVRAAPYRAALIDEFQDTDGLQYAIFSTLFRDLPLFLIGDPKQAIYSFRGADLHTYLRAGKSCGRKVALGTNHRSTPELIRAVNRIFERPENPFLNPDIAYAPVHWPDGPRACPLIEDSRETPALTIWVPRGEKPLSQTEAQPLICRAVAAEISRLLRAAEQGRALLGDSPLRAADMAVLVETNRQGDLVHQALRTCGVHSVLHQPASVFDTPEALEILALLRALSESRGQTVLRTALSTVLMGLDAADLRLLDAEPRLLEEWEDRMSRWRELAGKQGVMAAMTRMLGETGVRPRLLGLPGGERRMTNVLHCLEILHARERETRASLPSLTRWFARQTALPLTEESQLRLDSDRDAVHIVTIHKSKGLEYPVVFCPFLYGQAKTGDGQILTHERGLVLDLGSEEFSRRRENALLEARAELIRLTYVALTRAASHCYMVWGRFKTAETSGPAWLFHGHRTVGNEAPGWRTISEQDMLEDLCALSGPEIEVADLPQTEARPVSRQAGPEDDLAPRPWTRHLPPSFGLTSFSGLTRSPGPAPHPGLDDTDAEDAFEEADADDPMAGFPRGATAGSCLHRVFELMDFSRPESVSPAVDQALDQFGMDPVWKPAVEDMAARVLDADLGGFRLSGMAERLVELEFLFPLRPVTREDLLRVYRRHAPEQPRELATHMERLHFEPRQGFMTGFIDLAVRHKGRFYLVDWKSNWLGPTARHYTPQTMRQTMTEHHYFLQCHLYCLALDRYLSLRMPGYRYEEHFGGARYVFLRGVDPARPGQGVYADRPEPEFLAALGDALFDDPVEP, encoded by the coding sequence GTGATCCGTGAGATTCTGGACCCGCGCACCGCGCCTCTGGATGGCGCGACTCTGGTGGAGGCAAGCGCCGGAACGGGCAAGACCTACGTCCTGACCAGTCTTTTTCTGCGCCTGCTGCTGGAGAAACGCCTGCCCGTGGATCAGATCCTGGTGGTCACCTTCACCAAAGCGGCCACGGAAGAGCTGCGCGGCCGCATCCGCAAACGGCTGGCCGAAGCGGCGCGGGTTCTGGAAGGAGGGGAGACGGGCGATCCGTTTCTGGCCTGGCTGCGGGAGACATACGGGGATACGGATGCGGGGGCACTGCTGCGCGGGGCCCTGCGGAATTTCGATCTGGCCCGGATATTCACCATCCACGGATTCTGCCGCCACACGCTGACCCGTGGAGGCTTCGAGTCCGGCAATCTGTTCGATACGAAGCTCGAACCCGATCTGTCCGGCCTTGTCCGCCAGGCCTGCCTGGATTTCTGGCGGCGCCGCGTGCTGCCTCTGGAGGGCATGACCGGCGCTTTCGTGCGCGGGAGCGTGACCGTAAAGCGCCTGACGGAACTCGCTTCTCTGCCTTTTCTGGTCCAGGGGCCGCGGTTGGAACCGCAGGATCCGGCGCCGGATGTGCACGAGGCGGAAGAAGCCTTCAGCATGGTGGCAGAACGGCTGGCCGCTCTCTGGCCCGCCTCGCGCGAGGCCGTCCGCGCCGAACTCTTCGGGCACACGGCTCTCAAGGCGAACATGAGCGGGCCCGATCGGCTGGAAAAACGGCTGGCCGTCCTCGATGCCTATGCCGCCGCGCCCGGCCTGAAACTGGCCGATAAATTGGAGGAACTGACGCCGGAGTATATGGCTTCCATGACCAGAAAGGGCGCGGAACCTCCCGATCATCCGGTTTTCCATCTCGTCGGCGAACTGCTGCAACGCGGACGGGAACTGATGCCGCTGCTGGAACGGTTCTGCGCCTGCCTGTGCCGGGATTTTCTGGCCGGGCTGGACGAGGATCTGGAGCGGCGCAAGGCGGAGCGGAACATCCAGGGCTTCGACGACCTGATCCGCGCCATGCGGCGGGCCGTGGACGACGGAGGCTTCGTGCGGGCCGCCCCCTACCGGGCCGCCCTCATCGATGAATTTCAGGATACGGACGGCCTGCAATATGCCATTTTTTCCACGCTGTTCCGGGATCTGCCCCTGTTTCTGATCGGCGACCCCAAGCAGGCCATCTATTCCTTCCGGGGCGCGGACCTGCACACCTACCTGCGGGCGGGAAAGTCCTGCGGCCGCAAGGTGGCCCTCGGCACGAACCATCGTTCCACCCCGGAACTGATCCGGGCCGTGAACCGCATTTTCGAACGCCCCGAAAATCCGTTTCTGAATCCGGACATCGCTTACGCTCCCGTGCATTGGCCGGACGGACCGCGCGCCTGCCCCCTGATCGAGGACAGCCGGGAAACTCCGGCTCTGACCATCTGGGTGCCTCGCGGTGAAAAGCCTCTGTCGCAGACCGAAGCGCAGCCGCTCATCTGCCGGGCCGTGGCCGCCGAGATATCGCGTCTGTTGCGGGCGGCGGAGCAGGGGAGAGCGCTTCTGGGCGACAGTCCCCTGCGTGCCGCGGACATGGCTGTACTGGTGGAGACCAACCGCCAGGGCGATCTCGTGCACCAGGCTCTGCGTACATGCGGCGTGCACAGCGTGCTGCACCAACCGGCCTCGGTTTTCGACACGCCCGAAGCCCTGGAAATTCTGGCCCTGCTGCGGGCATTGTCGGAAAGCCGCGGGCAGACTGTCCTGCGTACGGCTCTGAGCACGGTCCTCATGGGGCTTGATGCGGCGGATTTGCGTCTGCTGGACGCCGAACCCCGGCTGCTGGAAGAATGGGAAGATCGCATGAGCCGCTGGCGGGAGCTGGCCGGAAAACAGGGCGTCATGGCGGCCATGACCCGCATGCTTGGCGAGACCGGCGTGCGGCCGCGCCTGCTGGGTCTGCCCGGCGGAGAGCGGCGCATGACCAACGTGCTGCACTGCCTGGAAATTCTGCACGCCCGCGAGCGCGAAACCCGCGCGTCCTTGCCGTCGCTGACCCGGTGGTTCGCCCGGCAGACGGCTTTGCCGCTGACGGAGGAATCGCAACTGCGTCTGGACTCGGACCGGGACGCCGTACACATCGTGACAATCCACAAGAGCAAGGGGCTGGAATATCCCGTGGTTTTCTGCCCGTTCCTGTATGGGCAGGCCAAAACCGGCGACGGACAGATTCTGACTCACGAGCGGGGCCTGGTGCTGGATCTGGGCTCCGAAGAATTTTCGCGCCGCCGGGAAAACGCTCTGCTGGAGGCCCGGGCCGAGCTGATCCGTCTGACCTACGTGGCTCTGACCAGGGCCGCCAGCCACTGCTATATGGTCTGGGGGCGGTTCAAAACGGCTGAAACATCCGGTCCGGCCTGGCTGTTTCACGGGCACAGGACTGTCGGAAATGAGGCCCCCGGCTGGAGAACCATTTCCGAACAGGACATGCTCGAAGACCTCTGTGCCCTGTCCGGCCCGGAAATCGAGGTGGCGGATCTGCCGCAGACAGAAGCCCGGCCCGTTTCGCGTCAGGCCGGCCCGGAGGATGATCTCGCACCCCGGCCGTGGACCAGACATCTCCCGCCCTCCTTTGGCCTGACCAGCTTTTCCGGCCTGACCAGATCTCCGGGGCCGGCTCCGCACCCCGGCCTGGATGACACCGACGCCGAAGACGCCTTCGAGGAAGCGGATGCGGACGACCCCATGGCCGGGTTCCCGCGTGGAGCCACGGCGGGCTCCTGCCTGCACCGCGTTTTTGAGCTCATGGATTTCAGCCGTCCGGAGAGCGTCTCCCCGGCCGTGGACCAGGCTCTGGACCAGTTCGGCATGGACCCTGTCTGGAAGCCTGCGGTGGAAGACATGGCCGCGCGGGTCCTCGATGCCGATCTGGGCGGCTTTCGTTTGTCCGGCATGGCCGAACGACTGGTGGAACTGGAATTTCTCTTCCCGCTGCGTCCCGTGACCCGTGAGGATCTGCTCCGGGTGTACCGCCGTCATGCCCCGGAGCAACCCCGGGAGTTGGCCACACACATGGAGCGGCTGCATTTCGAGCCGCGTCAGGGTTTCATGACGGGCTTCATCGACCTGGCGGTCCGGCACAAAGGGCGGTTCTATCTGGTGGACTGGAAGTCCAACTGGCTCGGCCCCACGGCGCGCCACTACACGCCTCAGACCATGCGCCAGACCATGACGGAGCACCATTATTTTCTGCAATGCCACCTGTACTGTCTGGCCCTGGACCGCTACCTGTCCCTGCGGATGCCCGGATACCGCTACGAGGAACACTTTGGAGGCGCGCGCTACGTGTTTCTGCGCGGTGTGGACCCGGCCCGGCCAGGCCAAGGCGTCTACGCCGACCGACCGGAGCCGGAGTTTCTCGCGGCTCTGGGCGATGCGCTCTTCGACGATCCGGTAGAGCCGTAA
- a CDS encoding IS5 family transposase (programmed frameshift): MSQLFYLSAEQLERIKPFFPRSHGIPRVDDRKVISGIIYVIKHGLQWKDAPREYGPYKTLYNRFLRWSRMGVFNNIFTELAKTAGQDGQVMIDATHLKAHRTAASLLKKGLFSRCIGRTKGGLNSKLHALCDGHGRPLAMKLTAGQVSDYKGATLLMDAIDALPEARELLADRGYDADWFRDALRARGITPCIPPRRSRKRPCPYDNDLYKQRHKIEIMFGRIKDWRRIAMRYDRCAHTFFSALCLAASVIFYLN, encoded by the exons ATGAGCCAACTGTTCTACCTTTCTGCCGAACAACTCGAACGTATCAAGCCCTTCTTTCCACGTTCACATGGTATTCCGCGGGTCGATGACCGGAAAGTCATCAGCGGCATCATTTATGTCATCAAACATGGTCTGCAATGGAAAGATGCACCGCGTGAGTATGGCCCGTATAAAACGCTGTACAATCGCTTTTTGCGCTGGAGCCGGATGGGCGTCTTCAACAATATTTTTACCGAATTGGCAAAAACAGCGGGACAGGATGGCCAGGTGATGATCGATGCAACCCACCTCAAGGCGCATCGAACCGCCGCAAGCTTGCTCAAAAAGGGGCTCT TTTCCCGCTGCATCGGACGCACGAAGGGCGGTCTGAACTCCAAACTCCATGCCCTTTGCGACGGCCACGGCAGGCCTTTGGCCATGAAGCTCACGGCAGGCCAGGTAAGCGACTACAAAGGAGCCACCCTGCTTATGGATGCCATAGATGCTTTGCCTGAGGCCAGGGAGCTGCTGGCGGACCGTGGTTACGACGCCGACTGGTTCCGTGACGCTCTGCGCGCCAGAGGCATTACGCCCTGCATCCCGCCCAGAAGGAGCCGGAAGAGACCCTGCCCGTACGATAACGATCTGTATAAACAGCGGCACAAGATCGAGATCATGTTTGGCAGGATCAAGGACTGGCGCAGAATTGCCATGCGTTATGACCGCTGCGCGCATACCTTCTTTTCAGCTCTGTGCCTCGCGGCTTCCGTCATTTTCTATCTCAATTAA
- a CDS encoding IS1595-like element ISDeor1 family transposase: MFENSRLSRYKVGKIIECFCIDIDAARTALLLKLNRKTVNRYFLAFRRLIYLHQVSKKEQILGVVEVDESFFGPARVRGRPGPRKRGRGTLKQPVFGIYERDGAVYTELVTDCPVKTLQAIIRGKVSPESIIHSDCWKGYDGLVDVGYDKHFRINKSRHFAEKSVHINGIEAFWSLTKRRLAKFNGVKQNFELHLKECEWRYNRALPQLLASLKLLVAKNKDLMV, from the coding sequence ATGTTTGAAAACAGCAGGTTGAGTCGATACAAAGTCGGAAAAATCATTGAATGCTTTTGCATCGACATTGACGCTGCCAGAACCGCTCTGCTCCTGAAGTTGAACAGAAAGACCGTGAACAGGTACTTTCTGGCCTTCAGGCGGTTGATTTATCTCCACCAAGTATCCAAAAAAGAGCAAATACTCGGTGTGGTTGAGGTTGATGAAAGTTTTTTTGGCCCCGCCCGGGTTCGTGGGCGGCCAGGCCCCCGAAAAAGGGGACGGGGCACGCTTAAACAACCGGTCTTTGGCATCTATGAGCGTGATGGAGCCGTTTACACAGAGCTGGTCACGGACTGCCCGGTCAAAACGCTTCAAGCCATCATCAGGGGCAAGGTTTCGCCTGAGAGCATTATCCATTCCGACTGCTGGAAAGGCTATGACGGACTGGTGGACGTGGGGTACGACAAACATTTCCGCATCAACAAATCCAGACACTTTGCGGAAAAATCGGTCCACATCAACGGCATCGAAGCATTCTGGAGCCTTACAAAACGCCGCCTGGCAAAGTTTAACGGTGTGAAGCAGAATTTCGAGCTCCACCTCAAGGAGTGTGAATGGCGCTACAATCGAGCGCTGCCACAACTCCTCGCCAGCCTCAAACTTTTGGTGGCAAAGAACAAAGACCTGATGGTCTAG
- a CDS encoding IS4 family transposase: protein MCGKRNHHNILPHKEILDLSHHNTLFSQTLSLIPRHVFQKLERRHKTGRSSRQFGFKEQFTVMAFIQLAARRSMRDGLRCLEAAGNRLYHWGLKNVARSTFADANNSRPVGFFKDLFAEMYGLCAAKAPKHKFRFKSKLFSLDATTIKLCLSLFPWASFRQAKGGVKVHTLLDHDGHIPAFATVTDAKTHESRIAQAMELPRGSIVVFDKGFISYPWFRILGAKGVFFVTRLKRNAVFKLLERRLVNRKTGVTSDHIIEVSSRGKSLRLRRIGYRDQETGKHYEFLTNHFRLSAKTIADIYKDRWQIELFFKEIKQNLRIKTFVGNSENAVLIQIYTALTVYLLLAYQKFLSRLGLSVQQLFQLIQLNLLGEASLDELLNPRRRKFDNSYNFKLLDYIA, encoded by the coding sequence ATGTGTGGTAAAAGAAATCACCACAACATCTTGCCACACAAGGAGATTCTGGACTTGAGTCACCATAATACACTATTCTCCCAGACGCTATCTCTGATTCCCAGACATGTTTTTCAGAAACTCGAAAGACGGCACAAAACCGGGCGCTCGTCGCGTCAATTCGGTTTCAAGGAGCAGTTCACGGTCATGGCCTTCATCCAGCTTGCCGCAAGACGTTCCATGCGCGATGGCCTGCGCTGCCTTGAGGCTGCGGGAAACCGCCTGTATCACTGGGGACTGAAAAACGTGGCCCGCTCGACCTTTGCTGACGCGAACAATTCTCGCCCCGTAGGCTTTTTCAAGGATCTGTTCGCCGAGATGTACGGCCTGTGCGCCGCAAAAGCCCCGAAGCACAAATTCCGTTTCAAATCCAAATTGTTCAGTCTGGACGCCACCACCATAAAGCTTTGCCTGTCGCTTTTTCCCTGGGCCTCGTTTCGGCAGGCCAAGGGCGGCGTCAAAGTACATACCTTGCTGGATCACGATGGCCATATCCCGGCTTTCGCAACCGTCACCGACGCCAAAACCCATGAAAGCCGCATAGCTCAGGCTATGGAGTTGCCCAGGGGCTCCATCGTGGTCTTTGACAAGGGCTTCATCAGCTATCCCTGGTTTCGGATCCTCGGGGCAAAGGGCGTCTTTTTTGTGACCCGGCTCAAGCGCAACGCCGTTTTCAAACTCCTGGAGCGCCGCCTCGTGAATCGCAAGACCGGCGTTACTTCCGATCACATCATTGAAGTCTCCAGCCGGGGAAAATCCTTACGCTTGCGCCGTATCGGCTATCGTGACCAGGAAACCGGGAAACACTACGAATTTTTGACCAACCATTTCCGGCTTTCGGCGAAAACCATCGCCGACATCTATAAAGACCGCTGGCAAATCGAGCTCTTCTTCAAGGAAATCAAACAAAATTTGCGCATAAAGACCTTCGTCGGCAACTCGGAAAACGCTGTCCTGATCCAGATTTACACGGCCCTGACGGTTTACCTGCTCCTCGCGTACCAGAAATTCCTCAGCCGTCTCGGACTCTCCGTACAGCAACTCTTCCAGCTCATTCAACTCAACCTGCTCGGCGAGGCATCCTTGGATGAACTCCTGAATCCCAGACGACGAAAATTCGATAATTCATATAACTTCAAACTGTTAGATTACATCGCTTAG
- a CDS encoding tyrosine-type recombinase/integrase, with amino-acid sequence MYLEIPPSGSKRWRLKYRIGGREKLLSLGLYPDVSLKQARERRDEARKLLAAGIDPIQERRAAAAAALTFRDVAEEWLAKRRDGLSARHNATIIQRLNGNAYPYIGRMPIKDIAPTDVLAMIRVIEKRGALEAARRTLGICSMVFRFGVASGYIGSDPCRDLKGALEPSRPGRFAAITDKTSAGQLMLAIDAYSGSPLVRMALQFMALTFVRSGELRGCVWGEIDWEERLWLIPAKRMKGRREHIVPLSRQAMAVLEEARLFSGERDYVFQSMRPRKDVPLSENTLLLAIRALGYDKDTMTPHGFRAMASSLLNEQGWRPDVIERQLAHVEKNKVRLAYNRAEYLTERREMMQFWADFLDQLRASSRK; translated from the coding sequence CTGTATCTGGAAATTCCTCCATCCGGATCAAAACGGTGGCGGCTGAAGTATCGAATTGGGGGCCGGGAAAAGCTGCTGAGCCTGGGGCTTTATCCGGACGTGTCCCTGAAGCAGGCGCGAGAGAGGCGAGACGAGGCGCGGAAGCTGCTTGCCGCCGGGATTGACCCGATCCAGGAGCGCCGGGCTGCCGCGGCTGCCGCTTTGACGTTTCGGGATGTAGCGGAGGAGTGGCTTGCAAAGAGGCGGGACGGATTGTCGGCGCGACATAATGCGACCATTATCCAGAGACTGAACGGGAATGCCTACCCGTATATTGGGCGGATGCCCATCAAGGACATTGCCCCTACAGACGTGTTGGCGATGATCCGGGTTATTGAAAAGCGGGGGGCGTTGGAGGCGGCCAGGAGAACGCTTGGAATCTGCTCAATGGTTTTTCGCTTCGGGGTCGCGTCCGGGTATATCGGCAGCGATCCGTGCCGAGACCTGAAGGGCGCTCTTGAGCCTTCCCGGCCAGGGCGGTTTGCGGCGATCACGGACAAGACATCCGCAGGGCAGCTCATGCTCGCCATAGACGCCTATTCCGGCTCGCCATTGGTGCGTATGGCCTTGCAGTTTATGGCGCTGACGTTTGTCAGGTCCGGAGAATTGCGGGGTTGCGTCTGGGGGGAAATTGATTGGGAAGAACGCCTCTGGCTTATTCCTGCGAAGCGGATGAAGGGACGGCGGGAGCACATTGTGCCGTTGTCACGGCAGGCAATGGCGGTTCTGGAAGAGGCAAGGCTGTTTTCCGGGGAGAGGGATTACGTTTTTCAAAGTATGCGACCACGGAAGGATGTGCCGCTTTCGGAAAATACCCTGTTGCTCGCGATCAGGGCGCTTGGCTACGACAAGGACACCATGACCCCGCACGGTTTCCGGGCAATGGCATCGAGCCTGTTGAACGAGCAGGGCTGGCGTCCGGATGTTATCGAACGCCAGCTTGCCCATGTTGAAAAGAACAAGGTCCGCCTCGCATATAACCGGGCCGAGTATCTCACTGAACGGCGTGAGATGATGCAGTTTTGGGCTGACTTTCTTGACCAGCTCCGGGCCAGTTCCCGGAAGTGA
- a CDS encoding cofactor-independent phosphoglycerate mutase, which translates to MSKILFLVGDGMGGWPLESLGGRTTLRAAHTPAMDFLAARSRCGLCRTVPEGMPPGSDVANMALLGYDPAVHHTGRGPIEAAAQGLDLDPDDLVWRMNLVSVSEWSPEGVMRDYSSGHISTADAAPLLEKLAELARGSDFLPVTGIQYRHLLIQKNGAKTPAARLAVNPPHDLLDQSIGQDLDAFSAFPELARFMGQAHALLSGLHPKANAVWPWGQGRPLSLPDFREKSGLRGAVVSAVDLVKGLGRAAGMDVLHVDGVTGLIDTNYDGKIHAALDFLDRGDFVYVHVEAPDECGHMGDAELKKQAIELFDERIVAPAIEATAGTDAVIVVTCDHFTPVARRTHTEDPVPFLIHATRDARTGGPSTFDEASAAGTGLFLSSGRELMALVLGARP; encoded by the coding sequence ATGTCCAAAATACTCTTTCTTGTGGGCGACGGCATGGGGGGCTGGCCTCTGGAAAGTCTGGGCGGCCGAACCACTCTGCGGGCCGCGCATACGCCCGCCATGGACTTTCTGGCGGCCAGATCCCGGTGCGGCCTGTGCCGGACGGTGCCCGAGGGCATGCCTCCGGGCTCGGATGTCGCCAACATGGCGCTTTTGGGCTACGATCCGGCGGTTCACCACACCGGCCGGGGGCCCATCGAGGCCGCCGCCCAGGGTCTTGATCTGGACCCGGACGATCTGGTCTGGCGCATGAATCTGGTGTCCGTGTCAGAATGGTCTCCGGAGGGCGTCATGCGGGACTATTCCTCGGGGCACATCTCCACGGCCGACGCCGCGCCCTTGCTGGAAAAACTCGCGGAACTGGCCCGCGGCAGCGACTTTCTGCCCGTGACAGGCATCCAGTACCGGCATCTGCTCATCCAGAAAAACGGAGCCAAAACACCTGCGGCCCGGCTGGCCGTAAACCCTCCCCACGACCTGCTGGACCAGAGCATCGGCCAGGATCTGGATGCTTTCTCCGCGTTTCCGGAACTGGCCCGGTTCATGGGTCAGGCCCACGCCCTGCTGAGCGGACTGCACCCCAAAGCCAACGCCGTCTGGCCGTGGGGGCAGGGACGGCCGCTCAGCCTGCCGGATTTCAGGGAAAAATCCGGCCTGCGCGGGGCCGTGGTCTCGGCGGTGGATCTGGTCAAAGGGCTGGGGCGGGCCGCGGGCATGGACGTTCTGCACGTGGACGGCGTCACCGGGCTCATCGACACCAACTACGACGGAAAAATCCACGCGGCCCTCGATTTTCTGGACCGTGGCGATTTTGTGTATGTGCACGTGGAAGCGCCGGACGAATGCGGCCACATGGGCGACGCGGAGCTCAAAAAACAGGCCATCGAACTCTTCGACGAGCGCATCGTGGCCCCGGCCATCGAAGCCACGGCCGGAACCGATGCCGTCATCGTGGTCACCTGCGACCATTTCACTCCGGTCGCACGCCGCACCCACACCGAAGATCCGGTGCCATTCCTGATCCACGCCACACGGGACGCCCGCACCGGCGGGCCGTCAACCTTTGACGAAGCCTCGGCGGCCGGAACCGGCCTTTTTCTGTCTTCCGGCCGGGAACTCATGGCTCTGGTTCTGGGAGCACGGCCATGA
- a CDS encoding IS4 family transposase, with product MCGKRNHHNILPHKEILDLSHHNTLFSQTLSLIPRHVFQKLERRHKTGRSSRQFGFKEQFTVMAFIQLAARRSMRDGLRCLEAAGNRLYHWGLKNVARSTFADANNSRPVGFFKDLFAEMYGLCAAKAPKHKFRFKSKLFSLDATTIKLCLSLFPWASFRQAKGGVKVHTLLDHDGHIPAFATVTDAKTHESRIAQAMELPRGSIVVFDKGFISYPWFRILGAKGVFFVTRLKRNAVFKLLERRLVNRKTGVTSDHIIEVSSRGKSLRLRRIGYRDQETGKHYEFLTNHFRLSAKTIADIYKDRWQIELFFKEIKQNLRIKTFVGNSENAVLIQIYTALTVYLLLAYQKFLSRLGLSVQQLFQLIQLNLLGEASLDELLNPRRRKFDNSYNFTLLDCIA from the coding sequence ATGTGTGGTAAAAGAAATCACCACAACATCTTGCCACACAAGGAGATTCTGGACTTGAGTCACCATAATACACTATTCTCCCAGACGCTATCTCTGATTCCCAGACATGTTTTTCAGAAACTCGAAAGACGGCACAAAACCGGGCGCTCGTCGCGTCAATTCGGTTTCAAGGAGCAGTTCACGGTCATGGCCTTCATCCAGCTTGCCGCAAGACGTTCCATGCGCGATGGCCTGCGCTGCCTTGAGGCTGCGGGAAACCGCCTGTATCACTGGGGACTGAAAAACGTGGCCCGCTCGACCTTTGCTGACGCGAACAATTCTCGCCCCGTAGGCTTTTTCAAGGATCTGTTCGCCGAGATGTACGGCCTGTGCGCCGCAAAAGCCCCGAAGCACAAATTCCGTTTCAAATCCAAATTGTTCAGTCTGGACGCCACCACCATAAAGCTTTGCCTGTCGCTTTTTCCCTGGGCCTCGTTTCGGCAGGCCAAGGGCGGCGTCAAAGTACATACCTTGCTGGATCACGATGGCCATATCCCGGCTTTCGCAACCGTCACCGACGCCAAAACCCATGAAAGCCGCATAGCTCAGGCTATGGAGTTGCCCAGGGGCTCCATCGTGGTCTTTGACAAGGGCTTCATCAGCTATCCCTGGTTTCGGATCCTCGGGGCAAAGGGTGTCTTTTTTGTGACCCGGCTCAAGCGCAACGCCGTTTTCAAACTCCTGGAGCGCCGCCTCGTGAATCGCAAGACCGGCGTTACTTCCGATCACATCATTGAAGTCTCCAGCCGGGGAAAATCCTTACGCTTGCGCCGTATCGGCTATCGTGACCAGGAAACCGGGAAACACTACGAATTTTTGACCAACCATTTCCGGCTTTCGGCGAAAACCATCGCCGACATCTATAAAGACCGCTGGCAAATCGAGCTCTTCTTCAAGGAAATCAAACAAAATTTGCGCATAAAGACCTTCGTCGGCAACTCGGAAAATGCGGTTCTGATCCAGATTTACACGGCCCTGACGGTTTACCTGCTCCTCGCGTACCAGAAATTCCTCAGCCGTCTCGGACTCTCCGTACAGCAACTCTTCCAGCTCATTCAACTCAACCTGCTCGGCGAGGCCTCCTTGGATGAACTCCTGAATCCCAGACGACGAAAATTCGATAATTCATATAACTTCACACTGTTAGATTGCATCGCTTAG
- a CDS encoding homoserine dehydrogenase, with protein sequence MNNPVIHLGLAGLGTVGSGLAKIIQENSDWITRRLGRTLKIKTVMVRDPAKARNVVLPPDTLFTTSMDDLLNDPEIDMVVELAGGIDFPRTLITRALQAGKPVVTANKALLAEHGSELFELAAANGLGLYYEASVAGGIPIIQTLKESLAANRISSITGILNGTANFIMSEMTEKGEDFAKVLGKAQAKGYAEADPTLDIEGIDAAHKLTILIRLAYGLDFPMSGLTVKGISKVEQFDISLAREFGYRVKLLAQVREESGMLHAGVYPALLRRDHILANVEGPFNAVLLEGNAVGPIMLYGQGAGDLPTGSAVLADILALARSSCSPNNTGFLESPLPPARILAPEQAVFEHYFRFTVLDRPGVMAAIAGVMGEHGISIAQVVQRQYSPDAGIPIVFLSHRTSMRNVAAALEAIGKFDFVLASPVHYRII encoded by the coding sequence GTGAACAATCCCGTCATTCATCTCGGTCTGGCCGGTCTTGGCACCGTCGGATCGGGGCTGGCCAAGATCATACAGGAAAACAGCGACTGGATCACCCGGCGGCTGGGCCGCACGCTCAAGATCAAGACCGTCATGGTCCGCGACCCCGCCAAGGCCAGAAATGTCGTCCTGCCGCCGGACACGCTGTTCACCACCAGTATGGACGACCTGCTGAACGATCCTGAAATCGACATGGTGGTGGAACTGGCCGGAGGCATCGATTTTCCGCGCACCCTGATTACGCGCGCCCTGCAAGCCGGAAAGCCGGTGGTCACGGCCAACAAGGCCCTTCTCGCCGAGCACGGCTCCGAGCTTTTCGAGCTGGCCGCCGCCAACGGGCTGGGCCTTTATTACGAAGCCAGTGTGGCCGGGGGCATTCCCATCATCCAGACCCTGAAGGAGAGCCTGGCCGCCAACAGGATCAGCTCCATCACCGGCATCCTGAACGGAACGGCCAACTTCATCATGTCCGAAATGACCGAAAAAGGAGAGGACTTCGCGAAGGTTCTGGGCAAGGCGCAGGCCAAGGGCTACGCCGAGGCCGATCCCACTCTGGACATCGAAGGCATCGACGCCGCCCACAAGCTGACCATCCTCATCCGGCTGGCCTACGGTCTGGATTTTCCCATGAGCGGACTGACCGTGAAAGGCATCTCCAAGGTCGAGCAGTTCGACATCTCTCTGGCCCGGGAGTTCGGCTACCGCGTCAAGCTTCTGGCCCAGGTCCGCGAAGAATCCGGCATGCTGCACGCGGGCGTCTATCCGGCCCTTTTGCGCCGGGATCACATCCTGGCCAATGTGGAAGGCCCCTTCAACGCCGTATTGCTGGAAGGAAACGCCGTGGGGCCGATCATGCTTTACGGTCAGGGAGCGGGAGACCTGCCCACGGGCAGCGCCGTGCTGGCGGACATCCTGGCCCTGGCCCGGAGCAGCTGCTCGCCCAACAATACCGGCTTTCTCGAATCCCCGCTGCCTCCGGCCCGGATTCTCGCTCCGGAGCAGGCCGTGTTCGAGCACTACTTCCGCTTCACCGTGCTGGACCGGCCCGGCGTCATGGCCGCCATCGCCGGGGTCATGGGCGAGCACGGCATCAGCATCGCCCAGGTAGTGCAGCGGCAATACTCGCCCGACGCGGGCATACCCATTGTCTTTCTCAGCCACCGCACCTCCATGCGCAATGTCGCGGCGGCTCTGGAAGCCATCGGAAAATTCGATTTCGTGCTGGCTTCACCCGTGCACTACAGGATCATCTGA